The Lactobacillus sp. ESL0680 DNA segment GCATATTCTTATTAAACTAATTTCTTCCGAATTACACCGGAAATCCAGTCAATCACAATTACCATGACAATAATTCCAAGTAGGATAATTCCAACGCGATTCCATTGCCGGTATTGCAGTGCAATAATCAGCGGGTAACCGATACCACCGGCACCAACCAAGCCAAGGATTGAAGCTGACCGAATAGAAACATCAAACCGGTACAACGTATTCGAAATCAAGGCTGGCATTAAGTTAGGCAGCGTTGAAAACATCGTAATATTAGTTTTCGAACCCCCAACAGCCGTTACTGCCTCATTAGGACCATCTTCGAGATTTTCAATTGCTTCCGAGAACAATTTTGCCAGCATCCCAACCGAGTGGAAGCCTAATGCCAAAACACCGGCAGCTGAACCAGGACCAACAGCCTTAATAAACATCAAGGCCAAGACGATTTCAGGGAATGACCGGATAATTGCCAAGATAATCTTACCAGTCCGTGAAACATACCACTTTTTATGCTTAGTGTGTGCTGCCCAAAAGGCAAATGGCAATGAAATAATTGCAGAGATAAACGTACCTAAGAAAGCAATACATACAGTTTGCCATAATTGTGATACCAAATCTTCACCAGTGCCATTATAAACGTATGACCAATCAGGATGGAAAATACCGCTAAAAATCGCACCAGCAATTTGACCAGCAGTAGCTTTAATACCGCCAAAATCCATTCCCGTGCATGACCAAACAATAAGAACAATTGTAATTAACGCTAAACCCCAGTGCAATATCCGTTTCGAGACATCAACTTGGCGAGGAGGTAATTTCTTCATATTAGTATCCATTATTTCATCAACGCCTCCCGTGATTTAGACGAAACGTAGTCGATTAAGACTACAACCACAATGATAACTAGGATAATCGTTCCCGTCTTAGCGTAATCAAAGACTTGCAGAGTTTGCTGCAGGTAAAGACCGATACCACCGGCACCGATATATCCTAATACAGTTGAAGCCCGGACGTTAATTTCAAATGCGTACAGACAATAAGAAATAAAGTAAGTAATGACTTGTGGTAAAACAGCAAAAACAATAATTTGCAGTTTATTAGCACCGACAGCCGTCAAAGCCTCAATTGGACCCGGATCAATCGTTTCAATTGCTTCATAAAAGAGCTTAACAACAATCCCAAAAGTACAAATAGCTAAGGCCAAAATACCGGCAACTGGACCAATCCCAACAATGGCAACAAAGATTGCCCCTAATAAGAGGTCTGGTACAGTTCTGATAATATTCATAATTAACCGCAAAATGCCGGTAACAGCCTTATTCTTAACGATGTTACGTGCAATTAACAGCGAATAAATGAAGGCCAGAATAGAACCAATCACTGTCCCCAAAATTGCCATCTTGATTGTTTCAAGAAGCAGCGGCATAACTGGTCCCAAATATCCCCAATCAGGGTGCAGCATTTGGGAAAAGATGTCGGTAAACTGACTAAAGTTAGCAAACAGAGTACCAAGATTAGTGTGTGTAACATCTGTTGATACAAATAATCCCGCAATAAAGACAATTACCCAAATTAAGTTCCAAAACTTGAACTTTTTCTTAGGCAAAGCCATGAGTGCTTCCTTATCAGTATTACTCATCTTGTTCACCACCATTGTAAATCTTGGTGAAGGTCGACTCTGGTGTTTCGCTCATCTTGCCGTCATAAATAATTTCACCAGCACGTACACCAATAACTCGTTTACCAAATTCTTGTGCTAACTCGACACTATGCAAGTTAATCACAACTGTCATGCCGTGCTTTTCGTTCAGCATCTTGAGGTCTTGCATTACACGACGAGAAGTTTGCGGGTCAAGTGAGGCTGTTGGCTCATCAGCTAAAATGATCTCTGGATTTTGCGTTAAAACGCGGGCAATCGCAACCCGTTGTTGTTGCCCACCAGATAGTT contains these protein-coding regions:
- the phnE gene encoding phosphonate ABC transporter, permease protein PhnE, with protein sequence MDTNMKKLPPRQVDVSKRILHWGLALITIVLIVWSCTGMDFGGIKATAGQIAGAIFSGIFHPDWSYVYNGTGEDLVSQLWQTVCIAFLGTFISAIISLPFAFWAAHTKHKKWYVSRTGKIILAIIRSFPEIVLALMFIKAVGPGSAAGVLALGFHSVGMLAKLFSEAIENLEDGPNEAVTAVGGSKTNITMFSTLPNLMPALISNTLYRFDVSIRSASILGLVGAGGIGYPLIIALQYRQWNRVGIILLGIIVMVIVIDWISGVIRKKLV
- the phnE gene encoding phosphonate ABC transporter, permease protein PhnE — translated: MSNTDKEALMALPKKKFKFWNLIWVIVFIAGLFVSTDVTHTNLGTLFANFSQFTDIFSQMLHPDWGYLGPVMPLLLETIKMAILGTVIGSILAFIYSLLIARNIVKNKAVTGILRLIMNIIRTVPDLLLGAIFVAIVGIGPVAGILALAICTFGIVVKLFYEAIETIDPGPIEALTAVGANKLQIIVFAVLPQVITYFISYCLYAFEINVRASTVLGYIGAGGIGLYLQQTLQVFDYAKTGTIILVIIVVVVLIDYVSSKSREALMK